Proteins found in one Coffea eugenioides isolate CCC68of chromosome 5, Ceug_1.0, whole genome shotgun sequence genomic segment:
- the LOC113770523 gene encoding ER lumen protein-retaining receptor isoform X1 encodes MNIFRLAGDMTHLASVLVLLLKIHTIKSCAGISLKTQELYAIVFATRYLDIFTDYISLYNTIMKLIFLGSSFSIVWYMRHHKVVRRSYDRDQDTFRHLFLVLPCLLLALVIHEKFTFKEVMWAFSIFLEAVAILPQLVLLQRTRNIDNLTGQYVFLLGAYRSLYILNWIYRYFTEPHYVHWITWVAGLVQTALYADFFYYYFQSWKNNVKLELPA; translated from the exons ATGAATATATTCAGATTAGCGGGGGATATGACCCATTTGGCCAGTGtgcttgttttgcttcttaAGATCCACACAATCAAATCCTGTGCTG GCATTTCTTTGAAGACCCAGGAGCTCTATGCTATTGTCTTTGCTACTCGTTACTTGGACATATTTACAGACTATATCTCCCTATACAATACCATAATGAAGTTAATATTCTTGGGAAGCTCTTTCTCAATTGTCTGGTACATGAGGCATCACAAGGTTGTCCGGAGATCTTACGATAGGGATCAGGACACTTTTCGCCATCTTTTCCTTGTGCTACCATGTTTGCTTTTGGCTCTGGTTATACATGAAAAGTTTACCTTTAAGGAG GTAATGTGGGCCTTTTCCATATTCTTGGAAGCTGTTGCCATCCTTCCTCAGCTGGTCTTGTTGCAAAGGACAAGAAATATTGACAACCTGACTGGGCAATATGTTTTTCTCCTTGG AGCTTATCGAAGCTTATACATTCTGAACTGGATTTACCGCTATTTCACTGAGCCCCACTATGTCCACTGGATAA CTTGGGTAGCAGGGCTTGTTCAGACTGCACTTTACGCTGATTTCTTCTATTATTACTTCCAAAG TTGGAAGAATAATGTAAAACTAGAGCTACCAGCTTGA
- the LOC113770523 gene encoding ER lumen protein-retaining receptor isoform X2, with protein sequence MKLIFLGSSFSIVWYMRHHKVVRRSYDRDQDTFRHLFLVLPCLLLALVIHEKFTFKEVMWAFSIFLEAVAILPQLVLLQRTRNIDNLTGQYVFLLGAYRSLYILNWIYRYFTEPHYVHWITWVAGLVQTALYADFFYYYFQSWKNNVKLELPA encoded by the exons ATGAAGTTAATATTCTTGGGAAGCTCTTTCTCAATTGTCTGGTACATGAGGCATCACAAGGTTGTCCGGAGATCTTACGATAGGGATCAGGACACTTTTCGCCATCTTTTCCTTGTGCTACCATGTTTGCTTTTGGCTCTGGTTATACATGAAAAGTTTACCTTTAAGGAG GTAATGTGGGCCTTTTCCATATTCTTGGAAGCTGTTGCCATCCTTCCTCAGCTGGTCTTGTTGCAAAGGACAAGAAATATTGACAACCTGACTGGGCAATATGTTTTTCTCCTTGG AGCTTATCGAAGCTTATACATTCTGAACTGGATTTACCGCTATTTCACTGAGCCCCACTATGTCCACTGGATAA CTTGGGTAGCAGGGCTTGTTCAGACTGCACTTTACGCTGATTTCTTCTATTATTACTTCCAAAG TTGGAAGAATAATGTAAAACTAGAGCTACCAGCTTGA